Below is a genomic region from Nitrospira sp..
GGACAGTGTCCGGCATGGCCGACTAATGATCGTTTGGCGGACAAGGCGACTGGCATCAGCCGAACAGCTCGCTATGGGAGCCAAGCCGCGCCAGTCGCAGGGTGTCGGCGTCGGACTTGCGGTAGATCAGCAGCAGGTCGGGCTTGATGTGGCATTCGCGGTAGCCCGCCCAATCGCCGGAAAG
It encodes:
- a CDS encoding type II toxin-antitoxin system YafQ family toxin codes for the protein LSGDWAGYRECHIKPDLLLIYRKSDADTLRLARLGSHSELFG